ATTTCAAAGATAAAAAAAGTTCTTGGCTGGGCGCCGTGCATAAATATAAAAGAGGCTGTTTCTATGACTGCCGAGTGGACAAAAGCATATTTAAACGACAAAGATTTTAATTCCGTTATGGACGCGCAGATAAACCGTTATTTTAAGGAAATGTTATGAAAGAAACTGATTTAAGAAAACAAATTCTTTCTCTGTGCGTAAAATATGCAAAGAATTTTCACAAACCTAAAAAATATAAAAATGGGGACTATGTCCGCTATGCAGGCAGAGTTTTTGACGAAACAGAAATAAAAAACCTTATAGACGCTTCACTTGATTTTTGGCTTACGGCAGGTAAATGGACGTCAGAATTTGAGAAAGAGCTTGCAAAATTTTTAGGCATCAGACATTGTTTGTTCGTAAATTCAGGTTCTTCTGCAAATTTGTTGGCTTTTGCGGCTTTAACTTCCCCTCTTTTAAAAGAGCGCGCAATAAAAAGAGGCGACGAAATTATAACGACAGCCGCAGGTTTTTCTACGACTGTAACGCCGATAATTCAATACGGAGCGGTTCCCGTTTTTATAGACATAACAATCGCGCAATACAATATAGACGTAAAAGCGTTAAACAAAGCTCTTACGAAAAAAACAAAAGCGGTGATGATAGCGCACACTTTGGGAAATCCCTTTGACTTGAAATCCGTTAGCGATTTCTGCAAAAAAAACAACCTTTGGCTGATAGAAGACAATTGCGATGCGCTTGGCTCGCAGTATAAAATAGATGGGAAATTTAAATATACGGGAACTATAGGCGACATAGGGACTTCAAGTTTTTACCCGCCGCATCATATGACTACAGGTGAAGGAGGAGCAGTTTATACGGATAATCCGCTTTTACGTAAAATAATGTTATCGCTAAGAGATTGGGGCAGAGACTGCCGCTGTGCGCCGGGGCAGGACAATTTATGTAAGAAAAGATTTGACGGGCAATTCGGGCTTTTGCCAAAAGGATACGATCACAAATATGTCTATTCGCATTTTGGATACAATTTAAAAGCCACAGATTTACAGGCTGCAATAGGCTGCGCACAAATAAAAAAGCTCCCCTCTTTTATACGCAAACGGCGTGAAAATTGGCAGTATTTGAAAAAAAAACTTGAAAGTTTATCCGACGTTTTAATTCTGCCCGAACCTGAAAAAAATTCCGTTCCGTCATGGTTTGGATTTTTGATAACGATAAAGCGCGGCGCAAAAATTTCAAGGGATGACATTGTCTTGCATTTAGAAAAAAACAATATTCAAACAAGAACTCTCTTTAGCGGAAATCTTATAAAACACCCCTGCTTTGATTTTATAAGAAAAAATAAAAAAGCCTATAAAACAATCGGAGACCTTAAAAATACGGATTTTATAATGAACAGTACTTTTTGGATAGGAGTATATCCCGCAATGACAAAAAAAATGTTAAAGTTTATGACGGACAAACTTAAAGAGGCGTTAAAATGAAGTTTACTCCTTTAAAAATAAAAGGAGCGTTTTTGATAGAGCTTGACTGCCACAGAGACGAACGCGGAACTTTTACAAAATTTTTTTGCAAGGAAGAATTTTTAAAAGCCGGGATAAAATTTAATTCCGTTCAATGCAACGTATCCGTAAATTATAAAGCGGGGACATTAAGAGGTTTACATTTTCAGATGACAAAAAAAGAAAATAAACTGGTTTCTTGCATATGCGGGGCTTGTTATGACGTTTGCGTTGACATAGATAAAAATTCTCCGACATACTTGCAATGGGAAGCGGTAGAATTATCCCAAGACAACGGAAAAATGATTTTAATCCCGCCTGCTTGCGCACACGGTTTTCAAACTTTAAAAAATAACACGGTAATATGCTATCACGTGAACGAAATTTTTAAGCCAAACTTATATTCCGGTCTTTGCTGGAACGACCCTAAAATAGGCATAATTTGGCCAAAATGTAAAAAAAGAATAATTAACGACAGGGACAAAAATTATGAACTCTTATAAAAAAGTTGTTATAACGGGCGCGACCGGACTCATAGGAAAAGAAGCAATAAAACCTCTAAAAGAGGCGGGATTTGACGTTTACGCTCTTACTATAGACAAAATAGAAGCGTCATCAAATGCAGACAACGTCCATTTTATACCGTGTAATTTATTTGACGATAATGCCGTAAAAAAAGTTTTTGACGAAATAAAACCTTCGCATCTTTTAAATTTTGCTTGGGCTACCACAGATGATTATTTAACGTCAAATATCAACTTTGATTTTTTAAGAGCAGGACTTAATTTATTAAAATATTTTGCGGCATACGGCGGCAAAAGGGCTGTATTTCCGGGAACCTGTTTTGAATATGCCTTTAAAGATACTCCTCTTAAAGAAATGGATGAAGTCCTCCCTCAAACGACCTATGCAAAATGCAAAAATCATTTAAGGCAATTATCTGAAATTTTTTGCAGACAAAATGGAATAAGTTTTGGCTGGGGCAGAATTTTTTATGTCTATGGACACAACGAAAATACAAAAAGGCTTACCGCACATATCATAAATTCAATAAAAAATAATAAAGAAGTAACAATAAACTCCGGTTCTTTAGTGAAAGATTACATATATTCAAAAGACATAGCGCAGGCTTTTGTGAAATTTTTAGACGGCGATACGCAAGGCATAGTAAATATATGCACAGGGCAAGGCATAACTCTTGGTGAATATGCTTTGACAATAGCAAAAAAACTGGGCAGAGCCGATTTAATTAAAATTTTTAACGAACCAACGACCCAGCCGACTGTAATCATAGGTGACAATTCAAGACTTTTAACAGAAGTCGGCTATAAAATACAATATTTGCTAGACCAAGCTCTCGACAACATTTTAAACGGCTGACATGACGTCAGCGTCAAGGATACGTTGTTTTTGACACAAAATTAAAAGAATAATAAAGGATATCCGATGAAAATTCTGCTCACTGGAGCTACCGGTTTTTTGGGAAGCGCCATATTAAAAGCTCTGTTAAAAAATAATCACAATGTGATAATAATCAAACGCAGTTTTTCAGACTGTTCCAAAATAATGAACGAGCTGAAATGCTGCCGCTGTTATGACATAGATAAAACAGGCGTCAGCGCTATTTTCAATGACAATACCGCTATTGACATTGTTATCCACACCGCTACATGTTATGGGAGAAATGGAGAATCGGCGGCGCAGATAAATAATTCAAATGTTTTGTTCCCGCTTGAGTTAATGGATTATGCTTCAAAAAATAACGTTAAAACATTTATAAATACCTCTTCTTTTTTTCAAAAAATCAGCGATTCTTCATATCCGTTATATCCTTATATTAAAACAAAACGGGATTTTTTAAATTGGGGCGAATTGTTTGCCAAAGAGGAAAAGATTAATTTTATAAATATCAACATACAGCATTTATACGGTTCAAACGATAAAAGCAAGTTTATACCTTTTATTATCGACAATTGTTTAAAAAATGTTCCTTACATAGATGTTACCTTTGGACAACAGCACAGAGATTTCGTCCATATAGACGACGTAATAGACGCTTATGTAAAAACTACAGATGCGGGGGGGGGGGGGGGGGGGGGGGGGGGGGGGGGCGGGGGGGGGGGGGGGGGGGTGGGGGGGGGGGGGGGGGGGGGGGTGGGGGGGGGGGGGGGGGGGGGGGGGGGGGGGGGGTGGGGGGGGGGGGGGGGGGGG
This genomic stretch from Candidatus Endomicrobium procryptotermitis harbors:
- the rfbC gene encoding dTDP-4-dehydrorhamnose 3,5-epimerase, with amino-acid sequence MKFTPLKIKGAFLIELDCHRDERGTFTKFFCKEEFLKAGIKFNSVQCNVSVNYKAGTLRGLHFQMTKKENKLVSCICGACYDVCVDIDKNSPTYLQWEAVELSQDNGKMILIPPACAHGFQTLKNNTVICYHVNEIFKPNLYSGLCWNDPKIGIIWPKCKKRIINDRDKNYELL
- the rfbH gene encoding lipopolysaccharide biosynthesis protein RfbH, whose product is MKETDLRKQILSLCVKYAKNFHKPKKYKNGDYVRYAGRVFDETEIKNLIDASLDFWLTAGKWTSEFEKELAKFLGIRHCLFVNSGSSANLLAFAALTSPLLKERAIKRGDEIITTAAGFSTTVTPIIQYGAVPVFIDITIAQYNIDVKALNKALTKKTKAVMIAHTLGNPFDLKSVSDFCKKNNLWLIEDNCDALGSQYKIDGKFKYTGTIGDIGTSSFYPPHHMTTGEGGAVYTDNPLLRKIMLSLRDWGRDCRCAPGQDNLCKKRFDGQFGLLPKGYDHKYVYSHFGYNLKATDLQAAIGCAQIKKLPSFIRKRRENWQYLKKKLESLSDVLILPEPEKNSVPSWFGFLITIKRGAKISRDDIVLHLEKNNIQTRTLFSGNLIKHPCFDFIRKNKKAYKTIGDLKNTDFIMNSTFWIGVYPAMTKKMLKFMTDKLKEALK
- a CDS encoding NAD-dependent epimerase/dehydratase family protein, which codes for MKILLTGATGFLGSAILKALLKNNHNVIIIKRSFSDCSKIMNELKCCRCYDIDKTGVSAIFNDNTAIDIVIHTATCYGRNGESAAQINNSNVLFPLELMDYASKNNVKTFINTSSFFQKISDSSYPLYPYIKTKRDFLNWGELFAKEEKINFININIQHLYGSNDKSKFIPFIIDNCLKNVPYIDVTFGQQHRDFVHIDDVIDAYVKTTDAGGGGGGGGGGGGGGGGGVGGGGGGGVGGGGGGGGGGGWGGGGGG
- a CDS encoding NAD(P)-dependent oxidoreductase, with product MNSYKKVVITGATGLIGKEAIKPLKEAGFDVYALTIDKIEASSNADNVHFIPCNLFDDNAVKKVFDEIKPSHLLNFAWATTDDYLTSNINFDFLRAGLNLLKYFAAYGGKRAVFPGTCFEYAFKDTPLKEMDEVLPQTTYAKCKNHLRQLSEIFCRQNGISFGWGRIFYVYGHNENTKRLTAHIINSIKNNKEVTINSGSLVKDYIYSKDIAQAFVKFLDGDTQGIVNICTGQGITLGEYALTIAKKLGRADLIKIFNEPTTQPTVIIGDNSRLLTEVGYKIQYLLDQALDNILNG